A single region of the Nicotiana sylvestris chromosome 6, ASM39365v2, whole genome shotgun sequence genome encodes:
- the LOC104213531 gene encoding la-related protein 6B-like, translating into MALEEEDSHSSSSASLSLNQDCPFESSSSSINNNNNNNNNNNNSSKLNAQAPAFVPRISAPGRVYATRLHQINVTHVVPVVQNQFIYAPQQSPPSPYYGGVARGFVDQEVAAADSNNSAKNGGLPEEAAQKIVNQVEFYFSDLNLATTDNLIRHMIKDPEGYVPISVVASFKKIKALIGSHAQLAEVLRSSINLVVSEDGKKVKRQNPLTEAALEELQSRIVVAENLPEDHCHQNLMKIFSAVGRVKMIRTCHPQPSNGGASSASRSAKSDSTLYSNKLHVFVEYESVELAEKAVLELNDVDNWRNGLKVRLLLRCTAKSGQAQEKKVGHESGLNFKEDDDFASELNEKHEEESPCHSDVQSNDIADKHGSNGKRKGHNRGRGKGQGPGPGQTRGRGRGPAQFQQNNRGGRTGASTTNLNRGSNVASAPSNTNGVSIAGQPAVVCDQSAGKQSSVPRMPDGTRGFSMGRGKPVAVRTE; encoded by the exons atggCTCTGGAAGAAGAAGATTCCCATAGTTCATCGTCTGCATCTCTCAGTTTAAATCAGGACTGTCCATTTGAATCCTCCTCTTCTtctattaataataataataataataataataataataataattcaagcAAGCTTAACGCTCAGGCTCCTGCTTTCGTGCCCCGAATCTCGGCGCCGGGGCGGGTGTACGCCACGCGCCTTCATCAGATCAACGTTACCCACGTCGTCCCTGTAGTACAAAATCAGTTCATTTACGCGCCTCAGCAGTCTCCTCCGTCGCCCTACTATGGCGGTGTTGCTCGAGGGTTTGTTGATCAAGaggttgctgctgctgattcgaACAATTCTGCTAAGAATGGAGGGCTACCTGAAGAAGCTGCTCAGAAGATCGTCAATCAG GTGGAGTTCTACTTCAGTGATTTAAATTTGGCAACGACTGATAATTTGATAAGGCATATGATCAAGGATCCCGAAGGATATG TACCAATATCTGTGGTTGCATCATTCAAGAAGATTAAAGCTCTAATAGGTAGTCATGCCCAGCTTGCCGAAGTTCTGCGGAGCTCAATAAATCTT GTAGTTAGTGAAGATGGAAAGAAAGTTAAACGGCAAAATCCTCTGACTGAAGCTGCCCTAGAAGAGTTGCAA TCTCGCATAGTGGTTGCTGAGAATTTGCCTGAGGACCACTGCCACCAGAACCTCATGAAGATTTTTTCGGCGGTTGGAAG GGTAAAAATGATACGCACCTGCCACCCTCAGCCTTCAAATGGCGGGGCTTCTTCAGCATCTAGATCGGCAAAGTCAGACAGCACGTTGTATAGTAACAAG TTGCACGTATTTGTGGAGTACGAGTCTGTTGAGTTGGCTGAGAAGGCG GTTCTTGAGCTAAATGATGTGGATAACTGGCGAAATGGTCTAAAAGTCCGTCTACTGCTTAGATGCACA GCTAAATCTGGTCAAGCCCAAGAGAAGAAGGTTGGTCATGAAAGTGGGCTCAACTTCAAGGAAGACGATGATTTTGCATCAGAATTAAATGAGAAACATGAAGAAGAATCTCCGTGCCATTCTGACGTGCAGTCAAATGACATTGCA GATAAGCATGGCAGCAATGGGAAGAGGAAAGGGCACAATCGTGGTCGGGGTAAGGGACAAGGACCAGGCCCAGGACAGACGCGGGGCCGGGGACGTGGACCTGCCCAGTTTCAACAAAACAATCGTGGAGGCCGTACAGGGGCTTCCACAACAAATTTGAATCGTGGAAGCAATGTGGCTAGTGCCCCCTCCAATACTAATGGTGTTAGTATAGCAGGGCAGCCTGCAGTAGTTTGTGATCAGTCAGCAGGCAAGCAATCTTCTGTGCCTCGCATGCCGGATGGCACTAGGGGATTCTCCATGGGTCGAGGTAAACCGGTTGCAGTTAGAACTGAGTGA